One window from the genome of Spirosoma rhododendri encodes:
- a CDS encoding BatA domain-containing protein — MNEPYMLWGALAVVVPIAIHFWHRKQGKLLPWAATLWLEEKQQQQSRGLRLDNVWLMLLRCLLVVSLAVLLAQPVMHLFQKPPVVQPVHLVQPSAAVVDNFRFELSEAIKRNERVVWATPALSTVSSALTPPDQAEYNPLTLQTAITQLSTQPINLHLYATNTPTLATVPTIAVPDRFALHTLVDSNQQPRPFLLVKDNRRLYINRVGRLVSTATPDASVRLATAPAHTGPIPTLVSYRNEREKQTVRAALAALTDVYGIAFQIDNRSSPGRVYTWVLTDQLPAQRSTSTRYIVSPGRQPVSAANVIYTNEVLTPTTSERVETGQLPEWLGTQLLAQFDLNTPPAPLTQPEIRGLFTTGQPTPKQASTNWQQVFFLVFVGLVILERGIALTKNA, encoded by the coding sequence ATGAACGAGCCATATATGCTGTGGGGCGCACTGGCGGTCGTTGTGCCGATTGCCATCCATTTCTGGCACCGGAAACAGGGGAAGCTGTTGCCCTGGGCGGCTACGCTGTGGCTCGAAGAAAAGCAACAACAGCAAAGTCGCGGCCTCCGGCTCGACAATGTATGGCTGATGCTGCTGCGCTGCCTGCTGGTCGTGTCGCTGGCGGTGTTACTGGCGCAGCCGGTAATGCACCTGTTCCAGAAACCGCCCGTCGTGCAGCCGGTCCACCTCGTTCAGCCGTCGGCGGCTGTGGTCGATAACTTCCGGTTCGAGTTAAGCGAAGCTATCAAACGCAACGAGCGCGTTGTCTGGGCCACCCCTGCCCTGTCGACTGTGTCATCGGCACTGACGCCCCCCGATCAGGCCGAATACAACCCGCTGACGCTGCAAACGGCCATCACGCAGCTAAGCACCCAACCTATCAACCTGCACCTGTACGCAACCAATACACCGACGCTGGCGACCGTACCAACCATCGCCGTACCCGATCGCTTTGCCCTGCATACCCTTGTCGATTCGAATCAGCAGCCCCGGCCGTTCCTACTGGTCAAGGACAACCGACGGCTGTACATCAACCGGGTGGGTAGGCTGGTCAGCACCGCCACGCCCGACGCGTCGGTGCGGCTGGCAACCGCGCCCGCCCACACCGGACCAATCCCGACGCTGGTTAGCTACCGGAATGAGCGGGAAAAACAAACGGTACGGGCGGCTCTCGCGGCCCTGACCGACGTGTACGGCATCGCTTTCCAGATCGACAACCGATCCTCGCCCGGCCGCGTGTACACCTGGGTGCTGACCGATCAGCTTCCCGCCCAACGCAGCACATCGACGCGGTACATTGTTTCGCCCGGACGCCAGCCTGTCAGCGCGGCCAACGTTATCTATACGAATGAAGTCCTGACGCCCACGACCTCGGAGCGGGTCGAAACGGGGCAGCTACCCGAATGGCTGGGTACGCAGTTGCTGGCGCAATTCGACCTGAACACGCCCCCGGCTCCGTTGACCCAACCAGAAATACGGGGCCTGTTCACGACCGGTCAGCCGACGCCGAAGCAGGCATCGACCAACTGGCAACAGGTCTTCTTCCTGGTTTTCGTGGGTCTGGTTATTCTCGAACGCGGCATCGCACTGACCAAAAACGCATGA
- a CDS encoding DUF58 domain-containing protein, with the protein MLTTELIKLNNLQLAGKLVSDELLLGIQTSQRSGIGTEFEQFRHYVPGDDPKRIDWKLFAKSNQYLVRESATESNQQIRFVLDQSGSMNYAENGVSRLNYAKILLASLAYLANRQSDQISLYTLHEGAVQPVVPAGRSALQKIIATLEGTTASGSWRSTATSFPEFSRKQSEMLVLASDFLQVDDEWVNLIQRVAGPRREIVIFQLLGDQELDFSLRGFYRFQDLETGQELEIEADAVRDTVRQRATEYLNQLDEKLRIPHVRLIRTRLSDPIALVLKQFLLGS; encoded by the coding sequence ATGCTCACGACCGAACTCATCAAACTAAACAACCTGCAACTGGCCGGGAAACTGGTCAGCGACGAGTTGTTGCTGGGTATTCAGACGAGTCAGCGGTCTGGAATCGGGACGGAGTTCGAGCAGTTTCGACACTACGTTCCCGGCGACGACCCTAAACGCATCGACTGGAAGCTGTTCGCTAAATCGAATCAGTATCTGGTGCGGGAATCGGCCACGGAAAGCAACCAGCAGATACGATTCGTACTCGATCAGTCGGGGTCGATGAACTACGCTGAGAATGGGGTTAGCCGGTTGAATTACGCGAAGATTCTGCTGGCGTCGCTGGCGTATCTGGCCAATCGGCAAAGTGATCAGATCAGCTTGTACACGCTGCACGAGGGGGCAGTTCAGCCGGTCGTTCCAGCGGGTCGAAGTGCGTTGCAAAAGATCATCGCTACGCTCGAAGGCACGACCGCGTCGGGTAGCTGGCGCAGCACGGCCACGTCGTTTCCGGAGTTTAGTCGCAAGCAAAGCGAGATGCTGGTGCTGGCGTCTGATTTTTTGCAGGTCGACGACGAGTGGGTGAACCTGATTCAGCGCGTAGCCGGACCCCGGCGGGAGATCGTCATTTTTCAGTTGCTGGGCGATCAGGAACTGGATTTCTCGCTGCGCGGCTTCTACCGGTTTCAAGACCTCGAAACCGGTCAGGAACTGGAAATCGAAGCCGACGCCGTCCGCGACACCGTCCGGCAGCGAGCTACGGAGTACCTAAACCAACTAGACGAAAAGCTACGCATCCCGCACGTCAGGCTGATCCGCACCCGCCTGAGCGATCCAATCGCGCTAGTGCTGAAGCAGTTCTTATTGGGTTCGTAG
- a CDS encoding DUF4159 domain-containing protein gives MKPFFFTRIQYTSGDWDTDQRMPSNLMHSLVEYTTLPVDQKEKVVQLGSPDLFKSPFCYLSGHKLVEFSAKERDNFKRYVQNGGFVFVDDCNHDVDGLFAKSFEQEMGRTFGPKALQKIPNDHPIYTCFFKFTDGPPTTSFELNGWGDDLVHDYLKAILINGRIGVLYSNKDYGCEWDYDFRNKRFLAEDNTRFGVNIVTYALTA, from the coding sequence TTGAAACCCTTTTTCTTCACCCGTATTCAATACACCTCCGGCGACTGGGACACCGACCAGCGGATGCCGTCGAACCTGATGCATTCGCTGGTGGAATACACGACGCTGCCCGTCGATCAGAAGGAAAAGGTGGTACAGTTGGGCAGTCCCGATCTGTTTAAAAGTCCGTTCTGCTACCTCAGCGGGCACAAGCTGGTCGAGTTTTCGGCGAAGGAACGCGACAACTTCAAACGATACGTGCAGAACGGCGGCTTCGTCTTCGTCGACGACTGCAACCACGACGTGGACGGCCTGTTTGCCAAGTCGTTCGAGCAGGAAATGGGACGCACGTTCGGCCCCAAAGCCCTGCAAAAAATCCCGAACGACCACCCGATCTACACCTGCTTTTTCAAGTTTACCGACGGCCCGCCCACGACGTCTTTCGAGCTGAACGGCTGGGGTGACGACCTCGTACACGATTACCTCAAGGCCATACTGATCAACGGTCGCATCGGGGTTTTGTACAGCAACAAAGACTACGGCTGCGAGTGGGATTACGACTTTCGGAACAAGCGTTTTCTGGCCGAAGACAATACCCGCTTCGGCGTCAATATCGTTACCTACGCCCTGACGGCGTAA
- a CDS encoding Uma2 family endonuclease, whose protein sequence is MINSRVHDLLEAPDAKLVIERVQAILADEAQRRRAFREWLRDDVKAEFINGDVIMHSPVKRRHLDATKYLENLLLNFVMLNDLGAVDSEKALVGLSRNDYEPDICYWNKETASSFVDDQMEHPAPDLIVEILSKSTTGRDRGIKFDDYAAHGVGEYWIIDPVRQSVEQYRLDDATMAFAVANILYNDDTLTALTVPGFTIPVRAIFDQATNLATLKSLMNTAS, encoded by the coding sequence ATGATAAATAGCCGCGTTCACGACCTTCTTGAAGCCCCTGATGCCAAACTCGTTATTGAGCGAGTGCAGGCTATACTGGCCGATGAAGCCCAGCGTCGCCGGGCGTTCCGGGAATGGCTGCGCGACGACGTAAAGGCCGAATTCATCAACGGCGACGTCATCATGCATTCCCCCGTAAAACGCCGGCATCTGGATGCTACCAAGTATCTGGAAAATCTGCTCCTGAACTTCGTTATGCTCAACGATCTGGGCGCTGTCGATTCGGAAAAGGCACTTGTCGGGCTGAGTCGTAACGATTACGAGCCAGATATCTGCTACTGGAACAAGGAAACGGCCAGTTCATTTGTGGACGACCAAATGGAGCACCCGGCCCCGGATCTGATTGTAGAAATCCTGTCGAAAAGCACTACGGGCCGTGATCGCGGAATCAAATTTGACGACTATGCCGCGCATGGTGTCGGCGAATACTGGATCATCGACCCCGTCCGGCAATCGGTTGAACAATATCGACTCGATGACGCGACGATGGCGTTTGCCGTGGCCAACATCCTGTATAACGACGACACACTGACGGCGTTGACCGTACCCGGATTCACGATTCCGGTTCGCGCCATCTTCGATCAGGCAACTAATCTGGCCACACTTAAATCATTGATGAATACGGCAAGCTGA
- a CDS encoding TldD/PmbA family protein encodes MAILTEAEAKALLTKVLSYSKADECEVNLLSEERGNLRYARNEVSTSGSVTNKNVAVQSAFGKKVGVATIDEFDDASLEKAVRRSEELARLAPENPEYVGLLGPQQYLKTTGFFDSTASISSVDRAAAAGKSLSLTRDTNLVGAGFLEDNYGVRAMMNSKGLFAYYPSTNVNFSLTVRTPNGKGSGYVTRGYSDFTKLDTASATRIAMQKAQASADARALEPGKYTVILEPTAGSVLIENIYADLDARSADEGRSYFSKAGGKSRLGDKIVDDRITIYSDPTNPELPASPWSGDGRPQEKTMWIEKGVVKNLAYSRYWAQKTGKKATPYPSNLIMMGGNASLEEMIRTTPRGILVTKLWYIRPVDPQTMLYTGLTRDGTFYIENGRIKFPIKNFRFNESPIIMLNNLDALGKPERTVSTETFNNHLIPPMKIREFTFTSLSDAV; translated from the coding sequence ATGGCTATTCTCACTGAAGCGGAGGCTAAAGCCCTGCTAACCAAAGTACTGAGTTACTCGAAAGCCGACGAATGCGAAGTTAACCTCCTGAGCGAGGAACGCGGGAACCTCCGCTACGCCCGGAATGAGGTGTCGACCAGCGGATCGGTGACCAATAAAAACGTGGCCGTTCAATCGGCGTTCGGCAAAAAAGTCGGTGTAGCAACCATCGATGAATTTGACGACGCATCGCTGGAAAAAGCGGTCCGACGGTCGGAAGAGCTGGCCCGGCTGGCCCCCGAAAACCCGGAGTATGTGGGTCTACTCGGCCCGCAACAGTACCTGAAAACAACCGGCTTCTTCGACTCGACGGCCAGCATTTCATCGGTCGACCGGGCCGCTGCCGCTGGTAAAAGCCTGTCCCTGACCCGCGACACGAACCTGGTTGGCGCGGGCTTTCTGGAAGACAATTACGGGGTTCGGGCGATGATGAATTCGAAAGGATTATTTGCCTATTACCCCAGCACCAACGTCAATTTCTCGCTAACGGTCCGCACGCCAAACGGCAAAGGATCGGGCTACGTGACCCGTGGCTACAGCGACTTCACCAAACTCGACACGGCCTCCGCGACCCGCATCGCTATGCAGAAGGCGCAGGCATCGGCTGATGCGCGGGCACTCGAACCCGGCAAATACACCGTCATTCTCGAACCAACGGCGGGTTCGGTGCTGATCGAAAACATCTACGCCGACCTCGACGCCCGCTCGGCCGACGAGGGCCGCTCCTACTTCAGCAAGGCGGGCGGCAAATCGCGGCTGGGCGACAAAATCGTGGACGACCGGATAACGATCTACTCCGACCCGACCAATCCCGAGCTACCCGCATCCCCCTGGTCGGGCGACGGGCGGCCGCAGGAGAAAACGATGTGGATCGAGAAGGGCGTAGTCAAAAATCTGGCGTACAGCCGGTACTGGGCGCAAAAGACCGGCAAGAAAGCCACACCGTACCCCAGCAACCTGATTATGATGGGCGGCAACGCGTCGCTGGAGGAGATGATCCGAACGACGCCACGCGGCATCCTCGTCACCAAGCTTTGGTACATCCGCCCGGTCGACCCGCAAACCATGCTCTACACCGGCCTAACCCGCGACGGAACATTCTACATCGAAAATGGGCGGATCAAGTTTCCCATCAAAAATTTCCGCTTCAACGAGAGTCCGATCATCATGCTCAACAATCTGGACGCGCTGGGTAAGCCGGAGCGGACGGTCAGCACGGAAACGTTCAACAACCACCTGATTCCGCCGATGAAAATCCGGGAGTTCACCTTCACGAGCCTATCCGATGCAGTATAA